Proteins from a single region of Runella sp. SP2:
- a CDS encoding ATP-dependent RecD-like DNA helicase, which produces MKETSPPSPSDLLKKSFPHEPTAGQEHFFLKIAEFLEDENLRDCFLLKGYAGTGKTTLISTLIKVLPKFGFKTVLLAPTGRAAKVMANYSRKKALTIHKKIYRQVADAYTGALHFELQSNKHRDTLFIVDEASMISDEAEFGSRGLLSDLIEYVFEGIGNKILIVGDVAQLPPVNKDISPALDKSVLEAAYYMSVYEQELTEVTRQGQDSGILHNATRLRDSLPKEKLSIQLQTKGLRDFYKMPSDRLEDGLRYAYDKYGRENVTIITRSNREAVQLNQFVRRQINGAEEELDTGDLLMIVRNNYTVLGEESPAGFLANGDFVEVKRIRREEEVHGFRFATVELQLLDYEDQPPFEAKIFLDTLHSPSPSLSQEENRRLYDAVSQDYQYLKTKKARTEAIRQDVYLNALQVKFAYALTCHKSQGGQWKAVFVNQGFLPEDQLNREFVRWLYTAVTRATDEVFMMNFHAQFFE; this is translated from the coding sequence ATGAAAGAAACATCGCCTCCTTCGCCGTCTGATTTGCTCAAAAAGAGTTTTCCGCACGAGCCCACTGCTGGACAAGAACATTTTTTCCTAAAAATAGCCGAATTTTTGGAAGATGAAAACCTACGTGATTGTTTTTTGCTGAAAGGGTATGCGGGTACAGGTAAAACGACACTGATTAGCACACTCATCAAAGTACTTCCCAAATTTGGATTTAAGACAGTTTTGCTTGCGCCGACTGGCCGAGCCGCCAAAGTAATGGCCAACTACTCGCGCAAAAAAGCATTGACCATTCACAAAAAAATTTATCGCCAAGTAGCCGATGCTTATACAGGCGCTTTACACTTTGAATTACAATCCAACAAACACCGCGACACGCTCTTTATTGTAGATGAAGCTTCCATGATTTCGGACGAAGCGGAGTTTGGCTCACGCGGATTACTATCTGACCTGATAGAATATGTTTTTGAAGGAATTGGGAATAAAATCCTGATTGTGGGGGATGTAGCTCAGCTGCCTCCTGTCAACAAAGACATCAGCCCCGCCCTCGATAAATCGGTGCTCGAAGCCGCTTATTACATGAGCGTCTATGAGCAAGAACTGACCGAAGTGACCCGCCAAGGGCAAGATTCTGGTATTCTTCATAATGCCACACGCTTGCGGGATTCGTTGCCCAAAGAAAAACTTTCTATTCAACTACAAACCAAAGGTTTACGGGATTTTTATAAAATGCCCAGCGACCGCCTTGAAGATGGTTTGCGGTATGCGTATGATAAATATGGACGTGAAAATGTGACGATTATAACCCGCTCAAACCGTGAAGCCGTACAGCTCAATCAGTTTGTAAGGCGACAAATCAACGGTGCCGAAGAAGAATTAGACACGGGCGATTTGCTGATGATTGTACGAAACAATTACACCGTTTTAGGCGAAGAGTCACCCGCAGGCTTTCTGGCCAATGGTGATTTTGTGGAAGTAAAACGAATCCGCCGCGAAGAAGAAGTTCACGGTTTCCGCTTTGCCACTGTCGAACTACAACTGCTTGATTACGAAGACCAACCGCCGTTTGAAGCAAAAATATTTTTAGATACACTACACTCCCCAAGTCCGTCGCTGAGTCAAGAAGAAAATCGGCGGCTGTACGATGCTGTTTCGCAAGATTACCAATACCTTAAAACGAAAAAAGCACGCACGGAAGCAATCCGTCAGGACGTGTATTTGAATGCTTTACAGGTAAAATTTGCGTATGCCCTGACTTGTCACAAATCACAAGGTGGGCAGTGGAAGGCGGTGTTTGTGAACCAAGGTTTTCTGCCCGAAGATCAACTGAACCGTGAATTTGTGCGTTGGCTTTACACCGCCGTAACCCGCGCCACGGACGAAGTTTTTATGATGAATTTTCACGCTCAATTTTTTGAGTAG
- a CDS encoding prephenate dehydrogenase, translated as MITTIIGIGLLGGSYALSLRDKYPKMHFVGVDASEVHGRLAVAKGIVDEILPLELAVPKSDLVVLAVPVNHIVTLVPQVLDLIGDKGTVIDLGSTKRLICETADTHPKRHRFVAAHPMAGTENSGPSAAFRELLPEKNVILCDCEKSSPECVALAEALFRDIGMKIHYMTPAEHDLHLAYVSHLSHVTSFALGYTVLEKERDEQNIFDMASTGFSSTVRLAKSSPAMWAPIFDQNRENLSRALGDYIEFLQQYKQFIDDRDVKSSFDFMQRANDIRRILSGIEKR; from the coding sequence GTGATAACAACCATTATAGGAATTGGACTTTTGGGAGGGTCGTACGCCCTCTCTTTGCGTGATAAATACCCCAAAATGCACTTTGTCGGCGTTGATGCCTCCGAAGTTCACGGGCGATTGGCGGTGGCCAAAGGCATTGTGGACGAAATATTGCCGCTCGAATTGGCCGTCCCTAAGTCGGATTTAGTGGTCTTGGCTGTTCCCGTAAACCACATTGTTACGCTAGTCCCGCAAGTGCTTGATTTAATCGGCGATAAGGGAACAGTGATCGATTTAGGTTCTACCAAACGGCTAATTTGCGAAACGGCAGATACACATCCAAAACGCCATCGCTTTGTGGCAGCGCACCCAATGGCGGGAACTGAAAACTCAGGGCCGTCGGCGGCTTTTCGGGAGTTATTGCCTGAAAAAAATGTGATTTTGTGCGATTGCGAAAAAAGTAGCCCAGAATGTGTGGCGTTGGCGGAAGCATTGTTCCGCGACATTGGCATGAAAATCCACTACATGACTCCTGCCGAGCACGATTTGCACTTGGCCTATGTGTCGCATTTGAGCCACGTTACCTCCTTTGCTTTGGGCTATACCGTGCTTGAAAAAGAGCGAGACGAGCAAAATATCTTTGACATGGCCAGTACGGGCTTTAGTTCAACGGTGCGTTTGGCCAAAAGTTCACCCGCGATGTGGGCACCGATTTTTGATCAAAATCGCGAAAACCTCTCACGTGCTTTGGGCGATTACATCGAGTTTTTGCAGCAATACAAGCAGTTTATCGACGACCGCGATGTAAAATCAAGCTTTGATTTTATGCAGCGGGCCAACGACATCCGCCGTATTTTGTCGGGCATTGAAAAACGGTAA
- a CDS encoding acyl-CoA carboxylase subunit beta — translation MQASDKIQILDTKNEEALLGGGAKRIEQQHKKGKLHARERVELLLDPGSFEEIGKFVMHRCKDFGLDKEYYLGDGVITGYGTIDGRLVYVFAQDFTVFGGSLSETHAEKICKIMDLAMKNGAPVIGLNDSGGARIQEGVLSLAGYADIFYKNTLASGVIPQISAIMGPCAGGAVYSPAITDFIMMVENTSYMFVTGPNVVKTVTHEDVTSEELGGAMTHASKSGVTHFVSANEVECISDIRRLLSYMPQNCEEEAPALPYEGGNEKRAKLATIIPENPNQPYDMREVISEIVDEGSFWEVHKYFAENIVVGFARLGGRSIGIVANQPAVLAGVLDIDSSTKGARFVRFCDSFNIPLLVLEDVPGFLPGTDQEWNAIITNGAKLLYAFCEATVPRVTVITRKAYGGAYDVMNSKHIGADMNYAWPSAEIAVMGASGAAEIIFKKEIAEAEDPAAKLQEKVQEYTEKFANPYRAAHRGYIDEVIYPEQTREKLLRAFKMLENKVATLPKKKHGNIPL, via the coding sequence ATGCAAGCCTCAGATAAAATTCAGATTTTAGACACAAAAAACGAAGAAGCATTGCTCGGTGGCGGTGCCAAGCGCATTGAGCAGCAGCACAAAAAAGGGAAACTTCACGCCCGTGAGCGCGTAGAGTTGTTGCTCGACCCAGGCTCTTTTGAAGAAATTGGGAAGTTTGTTATGCACCGCTGCAAAGATTTTGGCCTCGACAAAGAATATTATTTGGGCGACGGCGTCATTACGGGTTATGGCACCATCGACGGACGTTTAGTCTATGTTTTTGCCCAAGATTTTACGGTTTTTGGAGGTTCGTTGTCAGAAACTCACGCTGAAAAAATCTGTAAAATCATGGATTTGGCCATGAAAAATGGTGCACCCGTGATTGGATTGAACGATTCGGGTGGCGCTCGTATTCAAGAAGGTGTATTGTCGTTGGCAGGTTATGCCGATATTTTTTACAAAAATACCTTAGCTTCGGGAGTCATTCCCCAAATATCGGCCATTATGGGGCCGTGTGCGGGCGGTGCTGTCTATTCACCAGCCATTACCGACTTTATTATGATGGTAGAAAACACGTCGTACATGTTTGTGACGGGCCCCAACGTGGTAAAAACCGTTACCCACGAAGACGTAACTTCGGAAGAGTTGGGTGGAGCAATGACGCACGCGTCAAAGTCGGGCGTGACGCATTTTGTGAGTGCCAACGAAGTGGAATGTATCAGTGATATTCGTCGTTTGTTGAGCTACATGCCGCAAAACTGCGAAGAAGAAGCCCCTGCGTTACCCTACGAAGGTGGCAATGAAAAGCGGGCTAAACTAGCTACAATTATTCCCGAAAATCCTAACCAACCGTACGATATGCGGGAGGTCATCAGTGAAATTGTCGATGAGGGAAGCTTTTGGGAAGTTCATAAATATTTTGCCGAAAACATTGTTGTAGGTTTTGCGCGCCTGGGCGGGCGTAGCATTGGAATTGTTGCCAATCAGCCCGCTGTTTTAGCGGGCGTACTAGATATTGATTCAAGCACGAAAGGTGCGCGTTTTGTGCGTTTCTGCGATAGTTTTAACATTCCATTGCTTGTGCTTGAAGACGTTCCAGGTTTCTTGCCAGGTACCGACCAAGAATGGAACGCAATTATCACCAACGGTGCCAAATTGTTGTACGCGTTTTGCGAAGCGACTGTGCCAAGAGTAACGGTTATTACCCGCAAAGCCTACGGTGGGGCTTATGACGTGATGAACTCAAAGCACATCGGTGCCGACATGAACTACGCTTGGCCAAGCGCCGAGATTGCGGTGATGGGTGCCAGCGGGGCAGCCGAAATTATTTTCAAAAAAGAGATTGCCGAAGCGGAAGACCCTGCGGCCAAATTACAGGAAAAAGTCCAAGAATATACCGAAAAATTTGCTAATCCCTATCGTGCTGCTCACCGTGGCTACATCGACGAAGTGATTTACCCTGAGCAAACGCGCGAAAAATTGTTGCGCGCTTTCAAAATGCTTGAAAACAAAGTAGCGACGCTTCCCAAGAAAAAGCATGGGAATATTCCTTTGTAA
- the ribD gene encoding bifunctional diaminohydroxyphosphoribosylaminopyrimidine deaminase/5-amino-6-(5-phosphoribosylamino)uracil reductase RibD, producing MIEKYMVRALELAALGRGNVSPNPMVGCVIVHEDTIIGEGWHRRYGDWHAEVNAVNDAIARGNEHFLPESTVYVTLEPCSHFGKTPPCADLLVEKRVKKVVICNDDPNPLVAGKGIQKLREAGIEVINGILVEEGRRLNARFFTFFEQKRPYILLKWAETADGFIADEDKQPLSISCLQSRVLSHQWRSEEDAILVGTNTALHDNPQLNTRLWEGPHPTRIIIDRTLRLPQDLHLFDNSQKTLCYNAFKNEEQGNTTFVQIDFDENFLKHLLTDLYQRKIQSVIVEGGTLILQTFLNEGIFDEIHIFKNAKAIQKGTAAPLLPTGVRLVNQTSIGGDWLSSYRQSSPQLSYPLPWRH from the coding sequence ATGATTGAAAAATACATGGTTCGTGCGCTTGAACTAGCCGCACTTGGACGAGGAAACGTAAGCCCCAATCCCATGGTGGGCTGTGTGATTGTGCACGAAGATACAATCATTGGAGAAGGCTGGCACCGTCGCTACGGCGATTGGCACGCAGAGGTCAATGCCGTCAATGACGCGATTGCTCGCGGTAACGAACATTTTTTGCCCGAGAGCACCGTCTATGTTACCCTAGAACCTTGCTCACATTTCGGCAAGACACCGCCTTGCGCGGATTTGTTGGTCGAAAAAAGAGTCAAAAAGGTCGTTATTTGCAACGACGACCCCAATCCGCTGGTGGCAGGAAAAGGAATTCAAAAACTCAGAGAGGCAGGAATTGAAGTAATTAATGGAATTTTGGTAGAAGAAGGACGGCGACTAAACGCCCGTTTTTTTACATTTTTTGAGCAAAAACGCCCTTATATCCTCTTAAAATGGGCCGAAACCGCCGATGGTTTCATTGCCGACGAAGACAAACAACCTCTTTCTATCAGTTGCTTGCAATCACGGGTGTTGAGTCATCAGTGGCGTAGTGAAGAAGATGCCATTTTGGTAGGAACCAACACGGCGCTTCACGACAACCCACAGTTGAATACTCGGCTTTGGGAAGGTCCTCACCCCACTCGAATTATCATTGACCGTACATTACGACTTCCGCAGGATTTGCACTTGTTTGACAATTCACAAAAGACCCTATGTTACAACGCTTTCAAGAACGAAGAACAAGGCAATACGACCTTTGTCCAAATTGATTTTGACGAAAATTTCCTCAAACACCTGCTGACCGATTTATACCAACGCAAAATTCAATCGGTCATCGTAGAGGGAGGAACGTTGATATTGCAAACGTTCCTAAACGAAGGAATTTTTGACGAAATACACATTTTTAAGAATGCAAAAGCGATTCAAAAAGGCACTGCCGCTCCCCTACTCCCCACGGGCGTTCGGTTGGTGAATCAAACCAGCATTGGCGGGGATTGGCTTAGTTCTTATCGGCAATCATCTCCGCAACTTTCCTACCCGTTGCCATGGCGGCATTGA
- a CDS encoding NUDIX domain-containing protein — translation MEKAREEVARLYGNRLRIRVCGVCIQHNKILMLSHRGIGNTDVFWCPPGGGIQFEESTLEALQREFVEETGLEVEVGNLLFVNEFMQPPLHALELFFEVKVVGGQQHLGSDPEMTDANQIIQEMKWMSIEDIKKYPANEVHAMFKYCDSLEAIYDLKGYLGHVPAEIHDERSTRQIVFQN, via the coding sequence TTGGAAAAGGCGAGAGAAGAAGTAGCACGACTTTATGGAAACCGACTTCGCATACGTGTTTGCGGGGTGTGTATCCAACATAATAAAATATTGATGTTGAGTCACCGTGGTATCGGGAATACCGATGTTTTTTGGTGTCCGCCTGGGGGAGGTATCCAATTTGAGGAATCAACCTTAGAAGCCTTACAGCGTGAGTTTGTGGAAGAAACAGGCTTAGAGGTGGAAGTAGGGAATTTGTTGTTTGTCAATGAATTTATGCAACCACCTCTGCACGCGTTGGAATTATTTTTTGAAGTGAAAGTGGTCGGTGGACAACAGCACCTTGGAAGTGACCCCGAAATGACCGATGCCAACCAAATTATTCAAGAAATGAAATGGATGAGTATCGAAGACATAAAAAAATATCCTGCGAACGAAGTTCATGCCATGTTTAAGTATTGCGACTCGCTGGAAGCTATTTATGACTTAAAAGGGTACTTAGGACACGTCCCTGCCGAAATACACGACGAACGTAGCACAAGACAAATCGTATTTCAAAACTGA
- a CDS encoding DUF3822 family protein, translated as MIGTQVAITPLLEIKDPSFNPDKCAEYELMLELGVERFRFFVLESKTKHVLCLEDYSIGGLPMENKWVVWLKQLYEEHPFLNSNLWKNVSVCFNTPSFTLIPDVFFRKEYANSYLGLVQGEVPEGEHLLHHEVRKLGARNVFMVEKEIWEWFLTTYTQHVPHFIHQTSALIEGTLSLASVEKARTLLTCYFEDDFVTLTVAKADKLLFCNKFGYKSASDMGYFVMFVLDSLGLAQENVLCNIYGETTPYSEDYQLLQKFLPYLQLGKNPTGFLLKEAFEDLPEHRYFSLYNVYFATQPPKK; from the coding sequence ATGATTGGTACGCAAGTGGCTATTACTCCATTGTTGGAGATTAAAGACCCTTCTTTCAACCCCGATAAGTGCGCCGAGTACGAATTGATGCTGGAATTAGGGGTTGAACGTTTTCGGTTTTTTGTATTAGAAAGCAAAACCAAGCACGTCTTGTGTTTGGAAGATTATTCTATTGGCGGACTTCCCATGGAAAATAAATGGGTTGTTTGGCTGAAACAATTGTACGAAGAGCACCCATTTTTGAACAGTAACCTTTGGAAGAACGTATCTGTGTGTTTCAATACACCTTCTTTTACCCTGATTCCCGACGTCTTTTTTCGGAAAGAATACGCCAATAGCTACTTGGGATTGGTACAAGGAGAGGTGCCAGAAGGAGAGCACTTGTTGCACCACGAGGTTCGTAAACTTGGTGCGCGTAATGTGTTTATGGTAGAAAAAGAAATCTGGGAATGGTTTTTGACAACTTATACGCAGCACGTACCCCATTTTATTCACCAAACGAGCGCACTTATTGAAGGAACGCTCAGCTTGGCGTCGGTAGAAAAAGCACGGACTTTGCTGACCTGTTATTTTGAGGACGACTTTGTGACGTTGACAGTTGCAAAAGCAGATAAGTTGCTGTTTTGTAATAAGTTTGGTTACAAATCGGCCAGTGATATGGGGTATTTTGTGATGTTTGTGCTCGATTCTCTTGGTCTTGCGCAAGAAAATGTGCTTTGTAACATCTACGGCGAAACAACCCCGTACTCAGAAGATTATCAATTGCTTCAGAAATTTTTACCCTATCTGCAATTAGGTAAAAACCCGACGGGTTTTTTGTTGAAGGAAGCCTTTGAAGACCTTCCAGAACACCGTTATTTTAGCCTTTATAACGTTTATTTTGCAACCCAACCTCCCAAAAAATGA
- a CDS encoding CBS domain-containing protein, with translation MNIKNVLRDKSRNAIFSVTSETTVYEALQQMAEKNIGAVLVIDEGNLTGIFSERDYARKGILQGRSSQSTLIRDVMTSKLITVSSEQKLEEAMLIMSEKHIRHLPVVDEGELIGIISINDVVSSIIKDQKARIQSLESYISGSPY, from the coding sequence ATGAACATTAAAAATGTACTTCGCGACAAGTCTCGCAATGCGATTTTCTCAGTAACTTCCGAAACAACCGTGTATGAAGCGCTTCAACAAATGGCTGAAAAAAACATTGGAGCGGTATTGGTCATCGACGAGGGAAATCTTACAGGGATTTTTTCGGAACGGGATTATGCCCGTAAAGGAATTTTGCAAGGTCGTTCGTCTCAAAGCACCTTAATCAGGGACGTGATGACCTCGAAATTGATAACAGTGAGCTCCGAACAAAAGTTGGAAGAGGCCATGTTGATTATGTCAGAAAAGCACATTCGCCACTTGCCCGTGGTGGATGAGGGCGAACTGATTGGAATTATTTCTATCAACGACGTTGTTTCGAGTATTATCAAGGACCAAAAAGCACGCATCCAATCGCTCGAAAGCTATATTTCGGGTAGCCCATATTAA